From the genome of Neodiprion pinetum isolate iyNeoPine1 chromosome 3, iyNeoPine1.2, whole genome shotgun sequence, one region includes:
- the LOC138190683 gene encoding uncharacterized protein produces MLHTSIWLLLACSSLSLAYFDVSVINGTLLQEEVGKVYMYQERWKIFQSIDASGFTKPLLDIHDKLGGLQTIRDTYLDHWNPGQRSLAQSALDALDLEFARASSHKNILEVILDLGAPILQMTRRPSKLRESQSHGTKTSTPKALASGDVTYEASREAEAVFGKHVLLTGLANEMYPLRKSYLTPNIRPKRGMFNFLGTIQKSIDGTADADDLEIINGNLASLKNVTDTLNLVVTKSLHINQVQINILNTNQLKLKHSLETVWGQLESLKIKGNETLAYQEYMEAITLSLFEIKELQRLIDLVMTAVQLGRHGIIDNTLFTPKELMTALQAFDANDKKTLIPIKEENYEKFIKISDLTITTDKGKLIYILTVPYLEKEPWVIIQNTPVPVRINHTYVTLNPTYALKLVRKNFIREVTFSQLKQITDYFIGDYRDVGHRNDTIELCEKISDPIPRGCTLSRFLVTDIAYIRTQGS; encoded by the exons ATGCTTCACACCTCAATTTGGCTACTCCTAGC GTGTAGCAGTCTGTCCCTAGCCTACTTCGATGTCTCAGTTATCAATGGGACTTTACTCCAGGAGGAAGTGGGCAAAGTATACATGTACCAGGAAAGATGGAAGATATTCCAATCCATTGACGCAAGTGGGTTCACCAAACCATTACTCGACATTCACGACAAACTCGGAGGCCTCCAGACGATACGGGATACCTATCTGGACCATTGGAACCCTGGTCAGCGATCCCTCGCCCAGTCCGCCCTGGACGCTTTAGATTTAGAATTTGCCCGCGCCTCGTCACacaagaatattttggaagTCATTTTAGACTTGGGTGCGCCTATTCTTCAAATGACGCGCCGCCCCTCTAAATTAAGGGAATCTCAATCCCACGGAACCAAAACAAGTACTCCGAAAGCGCTCGCGTCGGGCGATGTTACTTACGAAGCCTCGCGCGAAGCTGAGGCGGTATTTGGAAAACATGTCCTCCTGACGGGCCTTGCAAATGAAATGTATCCCCTAAGGAAATCTTATCTCACGCCAAATATCAGACCGAAAAGAGGAATGTTTAACTTTTTAGGAACAATCCAAAAATCAATCGATGGAACTGCTGACGCGGAtgatttggaaataattaatgggAATCTAGCCTcactaaaaaatgtaacggacACTCTAAATCTTGTTGTAACCAAGTCCTTGCACATCAATCAAGTCCAAATTAATATCTTGAATACAAATCAGCTCAAACTTAAACACTCTTTGGAAACTGTATGGGGACAATtagaatcattaaaaataaaaggtaacGAAACGCTTGCTTATCAGGAATACATGGAAGCTATAACTCtaagtttatttgaaattaaggaACTGCAACGACTAATCGACCTGGTAATGACTGCCGTGCAATTAGGAAGGCATGGTATCATCGATAACACCCTTTTTACTCCAAAGGAGCTTATGACAGCTCTTCAAGCTTTCGACGCCAATGACAAAAAGACACTAATACCTATTAAAGAGGAAAATTACGAgaagtttattaaaataagtgATTTAACTATAACCACAGATAAAGGCAAACTTATCTATATACTCACAGTGCCTTACTTAGAAAAGGAACCTTGggtaataattcagaataccCCGGTACCCGTAAGAATAAATCACACTTATGTAACGCTTAACCCAACATATGCTTTGAAATTAGtacgtaagaattttataagagaAGTCACATTTTCTCAACTGAAACAGATAACCGATTATTTCATTGGTGATTACCGCGATGTGGGACATCGCAACGATACTATTGAACTTTGTGAGAAAATATCTGATCCCATACCACGAGGATGCACTCTGAGTCGTTTTCTCGTCACAGATATTGCTTACATAAGAACGCAGGGATCGTAA